Proteins co-encoded in one Flavivirga eckloniae genomic window:
- a CDS encoding AraC family transcriptional regulator — protein sequence MLDNIHREITQLTPEDSFLVFDRVKDDFDFPIHFHPEYELNFIQNGKGVRRIVGDNIEEIDDIELVFVGSNVVHAWELHKCQCKQIHEITIHINYDLLDEKLLARNIFKPIKDMFEKSAHGILFSRKVSKEMAPRLIKLSKTDGIDYYLEFISILYDLANSRNQRMLSNFTTQKRSFENSSKIKKVYDYIQNNFDKKISLDEISTLVNMTPVSFNRFIKKRTGKTFVVYVNSTRISHASKLLLETDLSIAEISFKCGFNNIANFNRIFKKEKKATPSEYRENFNACIKRVL from the coding sequence ATGCTGGATAATATACACAGAGAAATAACCCAACTCACGCCAGAGGATAGTTTTTTAGTTTTCGATCGGGTAAAAGACGACTTCGACTTCCCCATCCACTTTCATCCCGAGTATGAATTGAACTTTATACAAAACGGCAAAGGCGTTAGGAGGATTGTTGGCGATAATATTGAAGAAATAGACGACATTGAACTTGTTTTTGTTGGATCGAACGTAGTCCACGCATGGGAACTACATAAATGCCAATGCAAACAAATTCATGAAATCACCATACACATAAATTACGATTTACTTGACGAAAAACTGTTAGCACGAAATATATTCAAGCCCATAAAGGACATGTTTGAGAAATCTGCCCATGGCATTCTTTTCTCAAGAAAGGTTTCAAAAGAAATGGCGCCAAGGCTTATAAAGCTTAGCAAAACAGATGGTATAGACTACTATTTAGAGTTTATATCTATATTATACGACTTGGCAAACTCAAGAAATCAGCGCATGCTGTCCAATTTCACAACACAAAAGAGAAGTTTTGAAAATAGTTCGAAAATAAAAAAGGTTTACGACTACATTCAAAATAATTTTGACAAAAAAATATCACTGGACGAAATATCAACCCTAGTAAATATGACTCCAGTCTCCTTTAATAGGTTTATAAAAAAGCGAACAGGGAAAACTTTTGTGGTTTACGTTAACAGTACCCGTATAAGCCACGCTAGCAAACTACTACTGGAAACAGATTTAAGTATTGCTGAAATAAGTTTTAAATGCGGATTTAACAATATAGCCAACTTTAATCGTATCTTTAAAAAAGAGAAAAAGGCTACGCCTAGTGAATACAGAGAGAATTTTAATGCATGTATAAAACGTGTTCTATAG